The following are from one region of the Halogeometricum sp. S3BR5-2 genome:
- a CDS encoding biotin--[acetyl-CoA-carboxylase] ligase: protein MTDDPPVEFHESMGNTSLRVRRLADDGAPHGTMVVANELTAARGRTGNAWAAPPGGVWTSTLLRPDLPTERVGRLTFAGALAVVDAVAPLAVDARLKWPNDVVVADGADGRPKKLAGVLTEPVVDGVPVPGKPVDEVFGDDGVDVEYVVLGVGINANLDPADLELDRPATTLRAEVGSVDREALAERLRDALCARCAAAESDEGFAALLDEWRDRAETLGSRVTVSRRGGPDVAGLARDVSARGGLLVETEGEPVEVTEGEATRLRASES from the coding sequence ATGACCGACGACCCGCCGGTGGAGTTCCACGAGTCGATGGGGAACACGAGCCTCCGCGTCCGGAGGTTGGCCGACGACGGCGCCCCGCACGGGACGATGGTCGTCGCGAACGAACTCACCGCCGCGCGCGGCCGGACGGGGAACGCGTGGGCCGCCCCGCCGGGCGGCGTCTGGACGAGCACGCTCCTCCGACCCGACCTGCCGACCGAACGGGTCGGCCGCCTCACGTTCGCCGGCGCCTTGGCCGTCGTCGACGCCGTCGCTCCCCTCGCCGTCGACGCGCGCCTGAAGTGGCCGAACGACGTCGTCGTCGCGGACGGCGCGGACGGCCGGCCGAAGAAACTCGCCGGCGTGCTCACCGAACCCGTCGTCGACGGCGTCCCGGTGCCCGGCAAACCCGTCGACGAGGTGTTCGGCGACGACGGCGTCGACGTCGAGTACGTCGTCCTCGGCGTCGGTATCAACGCGAACCTGGACCCCGCCGACCTCGAACTCGACAGGCCGGCGACGACGCTCCGCGCCGAAGTCGGGTCGGTCGACCGGGAGGCACTCGCGGAGCGACTCCGCGACGCCCTGTGCGCGCGGTGTGCGGCCGCCGAGTCCGACGAGGGGTTCGCCGCCCTCTTAGACGAGTGGCGCGACCGCGCGGAGACGCTCGGGTCGCGCGTGACGGTCAGTCGACGCGGCGGTCCGGACGTCGCCGGCCTCGCGCGCGACGTCTCCGCGCGCGGCGGACTGCTGGTCGAGACCGAGGGAGAACCCGTCGAGGTGACCGAAGGGGAGGCGACGCGACTGCGAGCGTCGGAGTCGTAG
- a CDS encoding adenylyltransferase/cytidyltransferase family protein produces MTRRVIAQGTFDILHPGHVHYLRDAAALGDELHVIVARRENVTHKRKPVLPDRQRRDMVDALASVTEAHLGHREDIFVPIERIRPDVIVLGHDQHHDADGIREALAARDIDCEVTRASAREPAHEDELLSTGRIIDRILAERGGGGDRNPGSDA; encoded by the coding sequence ATGACGCGGCGCGTCATCGCGCAGGGGACGTTCGACATCCTCCACCCCGGCCACGTCCACTACCTGCGCGACGCCGCCGCCCTCGGCGACGAACTGCACGTCATCGTCGCCCGCCGGGAGAACGTCACCCACAAGCGAAAGCCCGTCCTGCCGGACCGCCAGCGCCGCGACATGGTCGACGCCCTCGCGTCGGTGACCGAGGCGCACCTCGGCCACCGCGAGGACATCTTCGTCCCCATCGAGCGCATCCGCCCGGACGTCATCGTCCTCGGCCACGACCAGCATCACGACGCCGACGGCATCCGCGAGGCCCTCGCCGCCCGCGACATCGACTGCGAGGTGACGCGCGCCTCCGCGCGCGAACCCGCCCACGAGGACGAACTGCTCTCGACCGGCCGCATCATCGACCGCATCCTCGCCGAACGGGGGGGCGGTGGCGACCGGAATCCGGGTTCAGACGCGTAA
- the coxB gene encoding cytochrome c oxidase subunit II, which produces MRKTRLALVSAFSVFVLAAFAGPAAAQASASAELINELNSKLLYIAIPITVLVEVILLYAVVKFRNNDNPLPTKENRRLEITWTIATAIILLFVGVASYGVLANENVTYPGSDLADQQEEPVVVHAEAYQWGWEMSYPENGNFTTGTQIVVPEDRPVVIQVTSRDVIHGFHVPELALKTDAFPGQVNTIKTVPYETGEYQGYCSEYCGVSHSQMYFTVEVVSQEEYQNWLDEQQNSSSSGGSGSIEAPAAAPAPAQ; this is translated from the coding sequence ATGCGAAAGACGCGTTTAGCGCTCGTTTCCGCGTTCTCGGTGTTCGTTTTGGCGGCGTTCGCGGGCCCCGCCGCGGCGCAGGCGTCGGCGAGCGCCGAACTCATCAACGAGCTGAACAGCAAGCTTCTGTACATCGCCATTCCCATCACCGTCCTCGTCGAGGTCATCCTCCTCTACGCGGTGGTGAAGTTCCGGAACAACGACAACCCGCTGCCGACGAAGGAGAACCGGCGGCTCGAAATCACGTGGACCATCGCCACGGCCATCATCCTGCTGTTCGTCGGCGTCGCCTCCTACGGCGTGCTGGCGAACGAGAACGTCACCTACCCCGGCTCCGACCTGGCCGACCAACAGGAGGAACCGGTCGTCGTCCACGCCGAGGCGTACCAGTGGGGCTGGGAGATGTCCTACCCCGAGAACGGTAACTTCACCACGGGCACGCAGATAGTGGTGCCGGAGGACAGGCCGGTGGTGATTCAAGTCACTTCGAGGGACGTGATACACGGGTTCCACGTCCCCGAGTTGGCGCTGAAGACCGACGCCTTCCCGGGTCAGGTTAACACCATCAAGACCGTCCCCTACGAGACGGGCGAGTACCAAGGCTACTGCTCGGAGTACTGCGGCGTCTCCCACTCGCAGATGTACTTCACCGTCGAAGTCGTCTCCCAAGAGGAGTACCAGAACTGGCTCGACGAGCAGCAGAACAGCAGCAGTAGCGGCGGGAGCGGAAGCATCGAGGCGCCCGCGGCCGCACCTGCACCGGCGCAGTAA
- a CDS encoding Mov34/MPN/PAD-1 family protein codes for MRLFRSKEILGIAEEALDFALEASKETHPNEYMGFLRGEDARRVGLDESGTVITDVLIVPGTTSNPVSATVRTDMIPNDMRAVGSIHSHPNGVLRPSDADLDTFGQGRVHLILGHPYRRSDWRAFDQEGKPTTLDVLDVDLPDPESFFDFDEADLGLDLDDETE; via the coding sequence ATGCGCCTCTTCCGGTCGAAGGAGATTCTCGGAATCGCCGAGGAGGCACTCGACTTCGCGTTGGAAGCGTCGAAGGAGACCCACCCCAACGAGTACATGGGCTTTCTCCGCGGCGAGGACGCCCGCCGCGTCGGCCTCGACGAGTCGGGCACCGTCATCACCGACGTACTCATCGTCCCCGGAACGACCTCGAATCCCGTCAGCGCCACCGTCCGAACGGACATGATACCGAACGACATGCGCGCGGTCGGGTCGATTCACTCGCACCCCAACGGCGTCCTCCGCCCGAGCGACGCCGACCTCGACACGTTCGGACAGGGTCGCGTCCACCTCATCCTCGGCCACCCCTACCGCCGGAGCGACTGGCGCGCGTTCGACCAGGAGGGCAAGCCGACGACGCTCGACGTCCTCGACGTCGACCTGCCGGACCCCGAATCGTTCTTCGACTTCGACGAGGCGGACCTCGGTCTGGACCTCGACGACGAGACCGAATGA